CTCCAGAACTATCTATTCAAACATTAACAGCCCTAAATGTCACCAAACATCAGAATCTAATTTTCTCTATTAACTCTCACTGGGGAAGTTCCGGCATTCAATAAGCCATTAGTGTATTACTCTATGCATTGTCGCAGATCTCTGTTGATGACTAAATGAATGATAGACTTTAAACAGCACTTATGTAGCTATTTGTACGTGAGGAAATTAGCTTTTCTGCTAAAGTTCTCTAAGTGCATGAACCATGCTTGTGAAAGAAAAATCAATCAGATAGGAACAACATAGTTTGAATATGcctagcaaaaattaaaaaaattataaatagcaAGGTAAGTTAGGTAATGTCGTTATATTAGAAGACGGAGACCTCACGTGAGTAGTGACGGGGGTTGGTAAATTGCAAAGAACGTTTATGGCATTTTTCAATCTTTCTTTTGTAGTACGGATgacaatatatattttttattcttcaatTTCAGTTTGAGTTATCGTCTATTTTGGCATTCCTTAGTATTATTAGGTTGGGTGATACATGtgcctataatttttttttgtgaactGCAAAACTAGCTTTGCTGAAATGTAATGTTATTTGTTTGAGACCTGCATGTATTTGCTTCTACCTAAATTGTGCTTGAATTCTGGTTGATAAAGCTTGTCAGTTCTCTTCACCATATGGTTGAGAGCATTGCAGTTAGACTATTGAAGATCCCAGGATAGGGAGGGATCCTCTCCTTCCGATATATTAGATTTTTGTGTTCACATATCCAACTTCCAGATACTGgattcttttaaataaaaaacagcACTATCCTTTTTATTCTTAGAAAAGGGAATGCAAGTAATAAATATGCTAAGCCTCGAGACATTcaagtttttgtattttatatttttttgcttAAAGTTTTCCTTTACGTGTATAGGATGATCTCTCAACAGATGAATGGAGGCTGGTTGCCAAACTGAAGAACATGTTCAAGATCCAGTGACATGGTAAGAGGAAACCAGATAATTGTCTTGTATGGttttctttttgatatttttgagtTGGAGAGTTATCGTCCCAGGAAAACAAGAGTCGGAAGCAAATACTGGAAACTAGTCGAGGGCTATGCAACCGCCACTTGATCATTGCTTTACATTTGCACTGAATCACCCGAAAAGCTGGTAAGATTTGTGCACCAAATCACTTGATAGCTGATGAAGCTCTCTTTATGAATTTGCACCAAATCACTTGAGAAATGCAGTGCTTGTGGAGTAGGCTGACATGGGGTATCTGTCTTTTCCCATATATTTCACTTGGGAtctgctattttttttatttagacctACTCTAATTGTTAACGGGCATTAGCGGGTTAATTGTTAGTATTAAGCGTTTTTTAAACATGTGAAGCAGATTTATTTATTActgattttaaaagtataggAAGGTAATTATATTAGGATGAATTAGTCTATTAATTAGTGTCTATATTTTAAACTAATTGATTTGATTGACCATGTTTGGTcatattttagaataaaatttccTCCCTGGAATAGAGATTCTATGTTTGTATAAATACTGACGTAATTGTTGAACATAATACTCTACGAATTCTTCTcaaattgtttcataacatggTATCAAGCGTTGCCTGTGAGAAATAAATTtttccttttctattttttctttcaagtGAACGATAATCCCAAGGGGTTGCAAGTTTTTTTTCCCTACCAATCAGGGCCCTCCCTTCACCACTTTATGGGGATGGTCTATAGGTTCATAACTACTCCTCTTGCTGCACGACGCCTACCTAGCCAACATTTAGATTCAACCCTACCTCTGAGCAATTTTTGGATATTAAACGAACCTCACTAGTACATGCTAGATCAATTAGTAACTGCATCAAATCACCAAAAGAGTCCTAATTGTATCAAACTTTATTAGAATGGAATATTTACAGAATCCTCATAAATAGTACGATCAAATGTTATTTCATGTGTTTAGCTCTTTCTTATTCTTAAGCAAGTCTGTGAGAGTGTTTAATTGATCcatgattttatatttcatctcCCACTTCCTTTTCCTTTGTTTCGATAAATATAGCGATCCGTTCTGATTCTTTCTTTctattgactttttttttgatCGAGATGTATGGCTACATGAGTCTATGTGTCTATATAGATCATGTTCGCGGGTTAACGAAAATGTGCAAAAGCTCTATTTGCCTCTTCTATGAGTTTTCCTTTTTGCGTACGTTCCCCTCATTTTTCTTGAATTAGGATTTTTTCGAGTTTGAATTTATTCATTTGGAATATGTGCTCTTCTACTTCCtacttcattttatttttattattattgttattttctttttctctctctgtctctttctttttcttatatCTTTTTATCATTCCTTAAGTCTCATAGGTTTAATCTTATAGAGTCTGACCCATTTTATCATTGAGCGATTGGTACAAAATAAATCAGATTGATTTTGATCAAAGACTACATGAAATCTTCGAATTTTTCCCCTTCGCTATCCTTATCCCATAGGTACGAAGTTTGAATCAACAAgaattttttctttaatcaaTAGACTATCCACTTGTTCTGTTGACTTATTGTTCAATAAACTCCCAGAATTTGCTTCACAATTTTTGATGTGCCATATGTCCTTTATTAAGATCTTTCAACAAACACAAATTCAATTTTCTTCGAAACAATGTACTTTTGTGGCTCTTTCATCTACGGAACCGGATTTAAAGCTGTTGACGATGTTAGTGTTGTGCTGAAATGGCTTTAATGTCTTCAAGAACTTGGTGTGCCAATACCAACTCCTCCATATGTGTGGGGTGATAACATAGGAGCTGTTTTCTCTCATCAAGTCACATTTTTCAAGGTCAGACTCGCCATGTCGAGGTAGATTACCACTTTGTTTGAAATCAAGTCCAAAAATATTTGACCATTGtgtagtttttgttttttgaaccTCTCCCATGTGTAGTCTTGCAATAGCAAAATAGTAATGGGGATTAGTCGTAAAACGGTTTGGTAGTTTAGGTGCATCGCTCGACTAGATCTTAAGCTAGGACAATAATGATTTATGCTTGGTTCCCTCTCCTGCTATATTCTTTAGGGTACTACTTTTAAGGATGTGCATAACCGAATCAAATTGGCAAACTTGGTtaggtttgattttaaaaaagagaaataatgTTCACTTTCGGTACAAATTGAATCAAAAATCGAAGGAATTCATCATGGTTCCGTGGAATGTAGAGTTTGAATTTGAGATGTTCAAATTAACTCCAGCAGGACTGACAGGATCGTACGGTGAATCCTCGGAAAATTCTGAAGGCATTATCTTCCAGTTTAGATTTGGTTCCCAGTCTACTTCTTCAATAACCTTCAGGATCTCCTTCACTACAATCTTGCTCCCCTCTGAAGATAAATGGATTCCATCTCTGCATAAAGATCATACCAAACATTTAGCCAACTCTCTACTCCTCTATATCTTCAAAAACCGAGCAAGTTAAAAACATACGTAAAACAAATGTTCTTCCTATCATCTACTTTCTGAATTGCTGTCCAAAGATCAACTGCCTTTATGTTCATCTCCCTACACAACTCCAAGCATGCTTCTGAGTATATCCGGCACCTATCATTCGTTCGTCTAGCTCTGCTGTTAAAAGCAGCAAATCAATGGAACTGTTTATTATTCCATGGGTACTTTAAAGCGAAATTAACACTTCACATCACCTTAGGTCTTTTCTCATTTGGTCCTCATTCACTGGAGgaggagaaagaaaaataatccGAGTTGTGTCCGAAAGGCTCTAGCAATAAGACAACATTGAAGCATAGCGTAAATCAGTTCTGCTTATAAGACAACATTGAAGCATAGCGTAAATCAGTTCTGCTCGACTGCGATTTAAAGCAGTCGATCAATAGAAATGTTACCTTGAG
This region of Mercurialis annua linkage group LG1-X, ddMerAnnu1.2, whole genome shotgun sequence genomic DNA includes:
- the LOC126665541 gene encoding GDSL esterase/lipase WDL1-like isoform X2; translation: MVGPARPQFVLFGSSIVQMSYGNNGWGAVLADLYARKADILLRGYSGWNSRRALQVLDQVFPKEAAIQPSLVIVYFGGNDSIHPHPTGLGPHVPLPEYIDNMRKIALHLKSLSDTTRIIFLSPPPVNEDQMRKDLRARRTNDRCRIYSEACLELCREMNIKAVDLWTAIQKVDDRKNICFTDGIHLSSEGSKIVVKEILKVIEEVDWEPNLNWKIMPSEFSEDSPYDPVSPAGVNLNISNSNSTFHGTMMNSFDF
- the LOC126665541 gene encoding GDSL esterase/lipase WDL1-like isoform X1: MVGPTRPQFVLFGSSIVQMSYGNNGWGAILTDLYSRKADILLRGYAGWNSRRALQILDRVFPKDAAIQPSLVIVYFGGNDSIHPHPTGLGPHVPLPEYIDNMTKIALHLKSLSDTTRIIFLSPPPVNEDQMRKDLRARRTNDRCRIYSEACLELCREMNIKAVDLWTAIQKVDDRKNICFTDGIHLSSEGSKIVVKEILKVIEEVDWEPNLNWKIMPSEFSEDSPYDPVSPAGVNLNISNSNSTFHGTMMNSFDF